The proteins below are encoded in one region of Sphaerodactylus townsendi isolate TG3544 linkage group LG06, MPM_Stown_v2.3, whole genome shotgun sequence:
- the TCF20 gene encoding transcription factor 20 isoform X1: MQSFREQSSYHGNQQSYPQEAHGASRLEEFSTRQQAQMFQNFGGGGSSSSSGRRGAAVSSASMAGESSGHQNYQGFRKEAGEFYYMASNKDPVSSGGQQLPQRRPSGPVQSYGPPQGSNFGSQYGSEGHVSQFQSQHSSLSGVTHYQQDYTGPFSPGSTQYQQQTSSQQQQQVQQMRQQLYQSHQPLSQASNQSASSASHLQSMQRPSALPSSASGYQLRVGQYSQHYQPPASSSSSFSSPQRFAQSGQNYDGSYSVNAGSQYEGHPVGSSTQPYGTQSNYNFQTQPMKNFEQSKLPQGGQQAQGQAQQQPPSQHVMQYSNTATKMSLQSQVGQYSQTDVPVRSPMQFHQNFSPISNPSPAASVVQSPSCSSTPSPLMQGGENLQCGQSNMPVTSRNRILQMIPQLSPTPSMMPSPNAQGGGFKGFGLEGLQEKRLTDPGLSSLSALSSQVANLPNTVQHMLLSDALAPQKKSSKRSSSSKKADSCTNSEGSSQAEEQLKSPLAESIDGGCSSSSEDHAERVRQLSGQSTSSDTTYKGGNLERSQSSPAQASQNEPAKVSTIPVDEEEEASPLEEKETLVAVETTPKVNEKAVGVIVSREAMTGRVEKSGGKDKSQQDDAPTGSQALSSASGVKEPGQMGPQQEPQGGSKGSKGGDSSTNHNGDGNSQLGHVAIGSSFSSRAEPSKSPGSLRYSYKDSIGVSIQRNTGNFPQYPSSQDKGDFPGHSERKGRSDKFPSLLQEVLQGYHHHPDRRYSRNAQDHHGITGSLEGTMRPNVLISQASELSNRSLLNKSIGSLLENPHWGPWDRKSSGTASEMKQINLADYPVPRKFEMESQSSTHEGGLSERRSVICDISPLRQIARDPGPHSVGHMSADGRSGRSDRLTPGLGQSVILPGGLVSMETKLKSHSGIKEEEFEQSKTSASMNNKKSGDHCHLASFKHESYRGNASPGAAALDSASDYMLQQDTRSAQLRRGPGRMGSSREGMRGKSPSQFHDLADKLKMSPGRSRGPGTDLHHLNPHMVLSDRVNRSSLHSPFPPNSESSSLASAYHTNARPHAFGDPNQVLNSQYHYKRQLYQQQQEEYKDWSSSSSQGVIAAAQHRQESARKSPRQQQFLEKVRNPLKNDKDGMMYLHSSSYHDASGQEAGRCLLGSDGTLQNKCAEIKHMNQKIQQHESGWDLSRQMAPGKNSGSLGVASQKRFGPQDGDAHRRDDAGDVLKSGNAMVRIPGQEDQSPQNPLIMRRRVRSFISPIPSKRQLQDMKNSATEDKGRLLSSSKDGADRAFNSYAHSSQNQDVGKSLPKGESSRNLSGPDNRNCSAVSLTSPAKTKILPPRKGRGLKLEAIVQKITSPNVRRSASSNCAETGADAVTLDDILSLKSGPPEGGNVVSHRLEAENIKEEIVLDQENQELTSEVTVSSEEWHGDGDELVKKESLELASVGKEGCMSTVVPSSSQKSICQGRTDGSLTGAGPLSFSESKSVSPSSVLTPEPNPKIEEKDGAAVIMTPKPEPFPPKGYFPSGKKKGRPIGSVNKQKKQQQQPLPPIPAAPPPQPLEAAEDEEPKPKRQRRERRKTAAQPRKRKPRRSAPIVEPQEPEIKLKYATQSLDKTDTKNKSFFPYIHVVNKCEIGAVCTIINAEEEEQNKLVRGRKGQRSSTPPPSNVESKVLPTSSFMLQGPVVTESSVMGHLVCCLCGKWASYRNMGDLFGPFYPQDYVATLPKNPPPRRATEMQNKVKVRHKSASNGSKTDTEEEEEEQQQQQKEQRSLPAHPRFKRRHRSEDCAGASRSLSRGAACKKATTEGGSVGEKIPSDSKPPISISEGGPELELQIPELPLDSNEFWVHEGCILWANGIYLVCGRLYGLQEAVEIAKEMKCSHCQEAGATLGCYNKGCSFRYHYPCAIDADCLLNEENFSVRCPKHKPLLPCSLPSLQNKMVKGSLSTEQSERG; the protein is encoded by the exons ATGCAGTCCTTTCGGGAGCAGAGCAGTTACCACGGAAATCAGCAGAGCTACCCACAAGAAGCGCATGGTGCATCCCGGCTAGAGGAATTTAGCACCCGTCAGCAGGCTCAGATGTTCCAGAACTTtggagggggtggcagcagtagcagcagtgggCGCCGTGGGGCAGCAGTCAGCTCTGCATCAATGGCTGGTGAGAGCTCTGGACATCAGAATTATCAAGGTTTCAGAAAAGAAGCAGGTGAATTCTACTATATGGCCTCCAATAAGGATCCTGTATCAAGTGGAGGGCAGCAGCTTCCACAGCGGAGGCCTTCTGGGCCAGTGCAGAGTTACGGACCACCCCAAGGTAGCAACTTCGGGAGTCAGTACGGAAGTGAGGGTCATGTGAGCCAGTTCCAATCGCAACACTCCTCCCTTAGTGGAGTGACTCACTATCAGCAGGATTATACTGGTCCTTTCTCCCCTGGAAGTACTCAGTACCAACAACAGACTTccagccagcagcagcaacaggtgcAGCAGATGAGACAGCAGCTCTACCAATCTCATCAGCCTTTATCTCAAGCATCCAACCAGTCTGCATCTAGTGCATCTCATTTGCAGTCAATGCAGCGCCCTTCAGCTCTGCCTTCATCTGCTTCTGGTTATCAGTTACGAGTGGGTCAATATAGCCAACACTATCAGcctcctgcttcttcctcttcttcattttcttctcctcAGCGTTTTGCCCAATCTGGGCAGAACTATGATGGTAGTTACAGTGTGAATGCTGGCTCACAGTACGAAGGACATCCTGTGGGTTCAAGCACACAACCTTATGGGACTCAGTCAAATTACAACTTTCAAACCCAGCCAATGAAGAACTTTGAGCAGTCAAAGTTGCCCCAAGGAGGTCAGCAGGCCCAGGGACAGGCACAGCAGCAGCCTCCTTCACAGCATGTAATGCAGTACTCAAATACTGCTACCAAGATGTCTCTTCAGAGTCAAGTGGGGCAGTACAGCCAAACTGACGTTCCGGTGAGATCACCCATGCAGTTCCATCAAAATTTCAGTCCTATATCTAACCCTTCGCCAGCTGCCTCTGTGGTTCAGTCTCCAAGCTGCAGCTCCACACCATCTCCTCTTATGCAAGGTGGAGAGAATCTTCAGTGTGGACAAAGTAACATGCCTGTGACCTCTAGAAACCGCATTTTACAGATGATTCCTCAGCTGAGTCCAACACCATCTATGATGCCAAGCCCCAATGCTCAGGGTGGAGGATTCAAGGGATTTGGTCTTGAAGGGTTACAGGAAAAGAGGCTCACAGATCCAGGACTAAGTAGCCTAAGTGCCCTAAGTAGTCAAGTGGCTAATCTTCCCAATACAGTTCAGCACATGTTACTGTCTGATGCTTTGGCACCTCAGAAGAAAAGTTCCAAAAGATCTTCATCATCTAAAAAAGCTGATAGCTGCACAAACTCAGAAGGCTCCTCCCAGGCAGAAGAACAGCTCAAATCTCCTCTAGCAGAATCTATTGATGGAGGGTGCTCCAGTAGTTCAGAGGATCATGCTGAGAGGGTGAGGCAGTTGAGTGGTCAGAGCACCAGTTCCGATACTACTTACAAAGGGGGTAACTTGGAGAGATCACAGTCCTCACCAGCACAAGCGTCTCAAAATGAGCCTGCGAAGGTTAGCACCATTCctgtagatgaagaagaagaggcctCTCCCCTTGAGGAGAAAGAGACTTTGGTAGCTGTGGAGACTACCCCAAAGGTCAATGAAAAGGCAGTTGGTGTGATAGTTTCTCGAGAGGCTATGACAGGAAGAGTAGAAAAGTCAGGCGGTAAGGATAAATCTCAGCAAGATGATGCTCCTACAGGTTCTCAAGCACTTTCTTCTGCCAGTGGGGTAAAAGAGCCAGGTCAGATGGGGCCCCAGCAAGAGCCACAAGGAGGTAGTAAAGGAAGCAAGGGTGGGGACAGCAGCACGAATCACAATGGAGATGGGAACAGCCAACTTGGCCATGTTGCCATTGGCTCCAGTTTTTCAAGCAGAGCAGAGCCTTCTAAATCCCCTGGTAGTTTAAGATATAGTTACAAAGACAGCATTGGAGTTAGTATTCAGAGAAATACTGGCAACTTCCCTCAGTATCCTTCAAGTCAGGATAAAGGGGATTTTCCAGGGCACAGTGAACGAAAAGGACGGAGTGACAAATTTCCCAGTCTGTTGCAGGAAGTCTTGCAGGGTTATCACCATCACCCTGACAGAAGATATTCTAGAAATGCCCAGGATCATCATGGAATAACTGGCAGTCTTGAAGGTACTATGCGACCCAATGTCTTGATTAGTCAAGCCAGCGAACTAAGCAATAGGAGTCTTTTAAACAAAAGCATTGGATCTCTCTTGGAAAATCCACACTGGGGGCCCTGGGATAGAAAATCAAGTGGCACAGCTTCTGAGATGAAACAGATAAATCTGGCTGATTATCCTGTGCCTAGAAAGTTCGAGATGGAATCCCAGTCTTCAACCCATGAAGGAGGTCTGTCTGAGAGAAGGTCAGTTATTTGTGATATCTCTCCTCTGAGGCAAATTGCTAGAGATCCAGGACCTCACTCTGTTGGGCATATGAGTGCTGATGGCAGAAGTGGAAGGAGTGACCGTTTAACGCCTGGTTTAGGTCAGTCAGTTATACTGCCTGGTGGCCTAGTCTCCATGGAAACTAAGCTGAAATCTCACAGTGGGatcaaagaagaggagtttgaacaGTCTAAGacctctgccagcatgaacaaCAAAAAATCAGGAGACCACTGTCATCTTGCTAGTTTTAAGCATGAGTCTTATCGAGGGAATGCTAGCCCTGGAGCTGCAGCTCTAGATTCTGCATCAGACTACATGTTGCAACAGGATACCCGATCGGCACAACTGAGGCGAGGACCTGGCAGAATGGGAAGCAGCCGGGAGGGAATGCGGGGTAAATCACCCTCTCAGTTTCATGATCTGGCAGACAAACTGAAGATGTCACCAGGTAGAAGCAGAGGTCCAGGGACAGATCTTCACCATCTGAATCCTCACATGGTACTTTCTGACAGGGTCAATCGGAGTTCCTTgcactctcctttcccccccaattcTGAAAGCTCTTCTTTGGCTTCAGCATATCACACTAATGCTCGCCCACATGCTTTTGGAGATCCTAACCAGGTGCTGAATTCCCAGTACCACTACAAAAGGCAGCTATATCAACAACAGCAAGAAGAATACAAAGACTGGAGTAGTAGCTCTTCCCAAGGCGTCATTGCTGCAGCTCAGCATAGACAGGAGTCAGCAAGAAAGAGCCCAAGACAGCAGCAGTTCTTGGAAAAAGTAAGGAATCCTCTGAAAAATGACAAAGATGGAATGATGTATCTCCATTCCAGTTCTTACCATGATGCAAGTGGTCAAGAAGCTGGCCGTTGTTTGTTGGGAAGTGATGGCACTCTTCAGAATAAATGTGCTGAAATCAAACATATGAACCAGAAGATTCAGCAACATGAATCTGGTTGGGATCTTTCTCGGCAGATGGCTCCGGGCAAAAACAGTGGATCTTTAGGGGTTGCCAGTCAGAAGAGATTTGGCCCTCAAGATGGTGATGCTCACAGACGTGATGATGCTGGCGATGTACTTAAATCTGGTAATGCCATGGTAAGAATCCCTGGACAAGAAGATCAGTCTCCTCAAAATCCTTTAATAATGCGAAGGAGAGTCCGCTCTTTCATTTCACCTATTCCAAGCAAGAGGCAGCTACAGGACATGAAGAATAGTGCCACTGAAGACAAAGGGCGCCTACTCTCATCATCAAAAGATGGAGCGGACAGAGCGTTCAACTCCTATGCCCATTCATCCCAGAACCAAGATGTTGGCAAGTCACTTCCCAAAGGAGAATCTTCTAGGAACCTTTCAGGGCCTGATAATAGAAATTGCTCTGCTGTTTCCCTCACAAGCCCAGCAAAAACAAAGATTCTGCCTCCACGAAAAGGACGTGGATTAAAATTGGAAGCTATTGTTCAAAAAATCACATCTCCCAATGTTCGGCGAAGTGCTTCTTCAAACTGTGCTGAAACTGGTGCAGATGCAGTCACTCTTGATGACATCCTGTCCCTGAAAAGTGGTCCTCCTGAAGGTGGGAATGTTGTGAGTCACAGACTGGAGGCAGAAAACATTAAAGAAGAAATTGTGTTGGATCAAGAGAACCAAGAACTGACCAGTGAAGTGACAGTGTCTTCCGAAGaatggcatggggatggagacgAGCTAGTAAAAAAAGAGTCGTTGGAACTTGCTAGTGTTGGCAAAGAGGGCTGTATGTCTACTGTGGTCCCATCATCATCACAAAAATCTATTTGTCAAGGAAGAACAGACGGATCCCTAACTGGAGCAGGACCTTTGAGCTTTTCTGAATCTAAGTCAGTATCCCCGTCCAGTGTCTTGACTCCTGAACCAAATCCAAAGATTGAAGAGAAAGATGGAGCTGCAGTGATCATGACGCCCAAACCAGAACCCTTCCCTCCAAAAGGGTATTTTCCTTCTGGTAAGAAGAAGGGGAGGCCTATTGGTAGCGTGAATAAGCagaaaaaacagcagcaacagccacTTCCACCCATACCAGCGGCACCACCACCACAGCCATTGGAGGCAGCAGAAGATGAAGAACCGAAGCCTAAGAGACAGcgaagggagaggagaaaaactGCAGCACAGCCACGGAAACGGAAACCTAGGCGATCTGCTCCAATTGTGGAACCTCAGGAACCAGAAATCAAACTCAAATACGCCACCCAGTCTCTTGATAAAACTGATACCAAGAACAAGTCTTTTTTCCCCTATATTCATGTtgtaaacaaatgtgaaatagGTGCTGTGTGTACAATAATTAatgcagaggaagaggagcagaatAAATTGGTGAGGGGTCGAAAAGGACAGAGGTCTTCAACACCTCCTCCCAGCAATGTTGAGAGCAAAGTGTTGCCCACATCCTCTTTCATGCTACAGGGTCCTGTTGTCACAGAATCTTCTGTCATGGGCCACCTGGTCTGCTGCCTGTGTGGCAAGTGGGCCAGTTACCGCAACATGGGTGATCTCTTTGGACCTTTCTATCCCCAGGATTATGTAGCCACACTGCCCAAAAATCCCCCTCCCAGGAGGGCCACAGAAATGCAGAATAAGGTCAAGGTACGGCATAAAAGTGCTTCTAATGGTTCCAAGACAGatacagaggaagaggaggaagaacagcagcaacaacagaagGAGCAGAGAAGCCTGCCCGCCCACCCTCGCTTTAAGAGACGGCATCGCTCTGAGGACTGTGCCGGGGCCTCTCGATCGCTTTCGAGAGGTGCTGCTTGTAAAAAAGCAACCACAGAAGGTGGCAGCGTCGGGGAAAAAATCCCTTCAGACTCCAAACCCCCCATATCCATTTCTGAAGGTGGCCCTGAATTGGAGTTACAAATTCCTGAACTACCTCTTGACAGCAATGAATTTTGGGTCCATGAGGGCTGTATTCTCTGGGCCAATGGGATTTACCTGGTCTGTGGCAGACTCTATGGACTGCAGGAAGCTGTGGAAATAGCTAAAGAGATG AAATGTTCTCATTGCCAGGAGGCAGGAGCCACTTTAGGCTGCTACAACAAAGGTTGCTCCTTCCGATACCATTATCCGTGTGCCATTGATGCAG ATTGTTTACTAAATGAAGAGAATTTCTCAGTGAGGTGCCCCAAGCACAAG